A genomic window from Lotus japonicus ecotype B-129 chromosome 1, LjGifu_v1.2 includes:
- the LOC130748677 gene encoding uncharacterized protein LOC130748677 produces the protein MTFQSLKENLSKPPILSKPVPGISLSIFISISDSAVSSVLLQELKDDLRIIYFVSHALQGAELRYQKIEKAALALIISARKLRPYFQGFPVVVKTDLPLRQVLQKPDLAGRMVSWVVELSEFGISFEKKGQVKTQTLIDFVNEMSPDEKSEELEYEAIIAGLRLAIEMGVQSIRIMTDSQIVSRQIQGEYQANDAQLAKYLVKAQNLMKQVAKVQINHVPREENTRADILSKLASTKKPGNNKSVIHEVLNSPSIENEEVMAIPMVIDQDWMGRIKLCLEAEGADLLLFTKDQIREASHYTLLGDQLYRRGVGVPLLRCVSKEEDGIIMFEVHEGVCASHVGGRSLAAKVLRAGFYWPTLRSDCMECAKKCVKCQMYADLHRAPPETLSSMSSSWPFAMWGVDILGPFSPAEMGIEMRFASVEHPQSNGQVESANKVILNGVKKCLAEAKGLWVDELIIVIWAYNTTPQSTTGETPFKLTYGVDAMIPVEVQDVTFRVSTYNEEHNDMNRLVDLNLADETQAEVRLRQAVVKQRSERRYNTRVVPRQMEAGDLVLRSKTRGPDDSKLSPNWEGPYRIRRELGQGAYHLEELSGRRIPRAWNAQHLRYYYN, from the exons ATGACGTTTCAAAGTTTGAAGGAGAACTTATCAAAACCACCAATCTTATCAAAGCCAGTGCCAGGTATTTCGCTGTCAATATTTATTTCAATATCTGATAGCGCTGTTAGCTCAGTTTTATTGCAAGAACTTAAAGATGatttgaggatcatatattttgtgagtcatgcacTCCAAGGGGCAGAATTGAGatatcaaaaaatagaaaaggctgCTTTGGCCTTGATTATATCCGCCAGGAagttaagaccttattttcaaggctttccaGTGGTAGTCAAAACTGACTTACCACTTCGCCAAGTGTTACAAAAGCCTGACTTAGCAGGAAGAATGGTTTCATGGGTTGTTGAATTGTCTGAGTTTGGAATTTCATTTGAGAAGAAAGGACAGGTTAAAACACAAActttgattgattttgttaatgaaatgtctCCAGACGAGAAGAGTGAAGAGTTAG AGTATGAGGCTATAATTGCAGGTCTGAGATTGGCGATCGAAATGGGCGTACAAAGCATCAGGATCATGACAGATTCACAAATAGTGTCAAGACAAATCCAGGGAGAATATCAGGCGAATGATGCACAGTTAGCCAAATACTTGGTGAAGGCTCAGAATTTGATGAAGCAGGTGGCGAAGGTGCAGATCAACCATGTTCCAAGAGAAGAAAACACGAGGGCTGACATCTTGTCAAAGTTAGCAAGTACCAAGAAACCAGGGAACAACAAGTCAGTGATTCATGAAGTTTTAAACAGTCCCAGCATTGAAAATGAGGAAGTTATGGCAATTCCAATGGTGATAGATCAAGACTGGATGGGTCGAATCAAGCTGTGTTTAGAGGCGGAAGGGGCTGATTTGCTTTTATTTACTAAGGATCAGATTCGAGAGGCAAGCCACTACACCCTTTTGGGtgatcaattgtacagaaggGGAGTAGGAGTTCCACTGTTGAGGTGCGTTTCCAAAGAGGAGGATGGCATAATTATGTTTGAAGTgcatgaaggagtgtgtgcaAGTCACGTAGGTGGAAGATCTTTAGCAGCAAAAGTCTTGAGAGCAGGGTTTTACTGGCCAACTTTGAGGTCAGATTGTATGGAATGTGCAAAAAAGTGTGTAAAGTGTCAGATGTACGCAGATTTGCATAGAGCACCGCCGGAGACGTTGagttcaatgagttcatcatggccatttgcaatgtggggcgtGGATATCTTGGGACCTTTTAGTCCAGCAG aaatgggtATTGAAATGCGTTTCGCTTCGGTGGAGCATCCACAATCAAATGGGCAGGTAGAGTCCGCAAATAAAGTGATTTTGAATGGAGTCAAAAAGTGTTTGGCCGAAGCAAAAGGATTATGGGTAGATGAATTGATTATTGTTATTTGGGCATACAATACAACTCCACAGTCCACAACGGGCGAGACACCTTTCAAGTTAACTTATGGGGTTGATGCTATGATTCCAGTGGAAGTTCAGGATGTAACATTCAGGGTGTCAACTTATAATGAGGAACATAACGATATGAATAGACTTGTTGATTTGAATTTGGCTGATGAGACTCAGGCAGAGGTTCGTTTGAGACAAGCAGTGGTAAAGCAAAGGTCAGAAAGGCGATACAATACAAGGGTGGTTCCAAGACAGATGGAAGCAGGTGATTTGGTGCTGAGAAGTAAGACAAGAGGACCCGACGATTCAAAGTTGTCGccaaattgggaaggaccttacagaATTCGAAGGGAGTTGGGACAAGGGGCGTACCATTTGGAAGAATTGTCTGGGCGAAGGATACCGAGGGCTTGGAACGCACAACATCTCCGTTACTATTACAATTGA